A genomic segment from Malus domestica chromosome 05, GDT2T_hap1 encodes:
- the LOC114824752 gene encoding uncharacterized protein — MDTDDFSFPTHNFPLTPIDSPPLWCLSPAAEEDRNHGEDIMDAVNCSYQRRKSVSHIERGGRKMREKEEEETKTMDMLWEDFNEELPMSRTAARSDYSGRFSQEILKQLGCVQSFKFSKTNSTTTTAVGVAGVMKVIKRLFFLHNPNHKLKKPAWP, encoded by the coding sequence ATGGACACAGACGATTTCAGCTTCCCCACACACAATTTCCCTCTAACTCCTATCGACTCACCCCCGTTGTGGTGCTTATCTCCTGCAGCAGAAGAAGATCGTAATCATGGAGAAGACATCATGGATGCTGTAAATTGTAGTTATCAAAGAAGAAAGAGCGTTTCACATATCGAGCGTGGCGGCCggaaaatgagagagaaggaagaagaggagacTAAGACTATGGACATGCTCTGGGAAGATTTCAACGAAGAACTACCGATGTCAAGAACTGCAGCAAGATCAGACTACTCTGGTAGGTTTTCACAAGAGATATTAAAACAATTGGGCTGCGTTCAATCTTTCAAGTTTTCGAAAACCAACAGTACTACTACTACTGCCGTCGGCGTCGCGGGGGTTATGAAGGTCATAAAAAGGTTGTTCTTCCTCCACAACCCTAATCACAAACTCAAGAAACCTGCATGGCCATGA
- the LOC103443880 gene encoding probable hexosyltransferase MUCI70, translating to MAQQRQSGLERLGLRGHDPHHSNGGGPPEHLAIGIRSAHHKPVRTRRSGRSDKGPLRISIGAVLLLLFLVLLLTLLAYYYLSRSNREINSSHAEEDDLKNDLDFLTNVTRTETSKVLRFGKGSVVHGRDSRYWDKDDRRRDEDYNGDEVEHSSAGVRDESTYKDDVPVSIKSSKKKSSNDDLTKRSNRIGGLYNEAGRNELKVYEAEYEASLKNSQQYRDEDLDKQKDVIHVDDEYDDGIDFYDDTRHQNDDHFGEEKSHDEDGRESLDVPDIEINDHNVVEKVDKVFASPFENDSAQHFRNLDEVNRNSRHVSVISGQSSRKSRSSTKRKAKRSKSSGSSCEMKFLNSTAHLIEPLESPKFARFSLQYTEAEDKPEADEQWEPRFAGHQSLQERENSFLAHDQNIKCGFVKGPKGSPSTGFDLAEDDTNYITRCHIAVISCIFGNSDHLRIPYGKTVSRLSRKNVCFVMFIDEVTLQTLIAEGQTPDRMGFIGLWRIVVVKNLPYTDMRRVGKIPKLLPHRLFPSARYSIWLDSKLRLQLDPLLILEYFLWRKGYEYAISNHYNRHCVWEEVAQNKRLNKYNHTIIDQQFAFYQADGLTKFNALDPNRLLPSNVPEGSFIIRAHTPMSNLFSCLWFNEVERFTPRDQLSFAYTYQKLRRMNPEKPLHLHMFKDCERRAIAKLFRHRSEEKQSIRKEATE from the exons ATGGCTCAGCAGAGGCAGTCAGGGCTGGAGCGGTTGGGATTACGCGGCCACGATCCCCACCATTCCAACGGCGGAGGACCACCAGAACACCTCGCCATAGGGATCCGCTCCGCTCACCACAAGCCCGTTCGGACCCGCCGATCTGGTCGATCCGACAAGGGCCCACTTAGAATCTCCATTGGCgccgtcctcctcctcctcttcctagTCCTCCTTCTTACTCTCCTCGCCTACTATTACCTCTCCCGCAGCAATAGAG AAATAAATAGTTCTCATGCTGAGGAAGACGACTTAAAGAATGATCTTGACTTTCTCACAAATGTGACACGGACAGAGACTTCTAAAGTCCTTAGGTTTGGGAAGGGTTCGGTAGTTCATGGCCGAGATTCTAGGTATTGGGATAAAGATGATAGGAGAAGGGATGAAGATTACAACGGGGATGAGGTGGAGCATAGTAGTGCAGGTGTTAGGGATGAATCCACATATAAGGATGATGTTCCTGTGAGTATTAAAAGCAGCAAAAAGAAGTCCTCAAATGACGACTTAACTAAACGTTCCAATAGGATAGGGGGATTGTACAACGAAGCTGGGCGCAATGAGTTGAAAGTTTATGAAGCAGAGTATGAGGCCTCTCTGAAGAATAGTCAACAGTATAGGGATGAAGATTTGGATAAGCAAAAGGATGTAATTCATGTTGATGACGAGTATGATGACGGGATTGATTTTTATGATGATACAAGACATCAGAATGATGACCATTTTGGTGAAGAAAAATCACATGATGAAGATGGTAGAGAGTCCCTTGATGTTCCTGATATCGAAATTAATGATCATAACGTTGTTGAGAAGGTTGATAAAGTCTTCGCCAGTCCATTTGAAAATGACTCTGCTCAGCACTTTCGAAACCTGGATGAAGTTAACAGAAATTCCAGGCATGTCAGTGTAATTTCTGGTCAATCTTCAAGAAAGTCGCGGTCCAGTACAAAAAGGAAAGCTAAGCGCAGCAAATCTTCTG GTTCCTCTTGTGAGATGAAGTTTTTAAACTCTACTGCACATCTTATAGAGCCTTTAGAAAGTCCAAAGTTTGCAAGATTCAGCTTGCAGTATACTGAAGCAGAGGACAAGCCTGAAGCAGATGAGCAATGGGAGCCGAGATTTGCGGGGCATCAGTCTTTGCAAGAACGGGAAAATTCCTTTTTGGcacatgatcaaaacataaagTGTGGCTTTGTTAAAGGTCCTAAAGGATCCCCAAGCACTGGATTTGACTTGGCAGAAGATGACACAAATTACATCACCAGATGCCACATCGCTGTTATCTCTTGTATCTTTGGAAATTCAGATCACTTGAGGATACCTTATGGTAAAACG GTCTCTCGTTTGTCAAGGAAGAATGTGTGCTTTGTTATGTTTATTGATGAAGTTACTTTGCAAACCCTGATTGCTGAAGGGCAAACACCAGATAGGATGGGTTTTATTGGTTTATGGAGGATTGTGGTGGTGAAGAACCTACCATACACCGATATGCGGCGAGTGGGGAAAATACCCAAACTTTTGCCTCATCGGCTTTTTCCTTCTGCGAG GTATTCAATCTGGTTGGACAGTAAATTGCGCCTCCAACTTGACCCCTTACTCATATTGGAATACTTTTTGTGGCGAAAAGGTTATGAGTATGCAATTTCCAATCACTACAACCGACACTGTGTATGGGAAGAAGTTGCACAGAATAAGAGATTGAATAAGTATAACCATACCATCATAGATCAACAATTTGCCTTCTACCAAGCTGATGGCCTAACAAAATTTAATGCCTTGGATCCCAACAGGCTTCTTCCCAGCA ATGTACCAGAAGGGTCTTTTATCATCCGGGCACACACTCCAATGTCAAACTTGTTTTCATGTCTATGGTTCAATGAGGTTGAGCGGTTTACCCCTCGTGATCAGCTAAGTTTTGCATATACATACCAGAAGTTACGAAGGATGAATCCGGAAAAACCTCTCCACCTTCATATGTTCAAG GATTGCGAGAGGAGAGCCATAGCTAAGTTGTTTCGCCACAGATCAGAAGAGAAGCAGAGTATTCGGAAAGAGGCAACGGAGTAG
- the LOC103443879 gene encoding putative cyclic nucleotide-gated ion channel 8, which yields MFDCTRKSQYIGGQKEKFVRLDDLGSTYSMSSDTGKMNKCGFSIESFPFTGGKPKRAPSQSFRYGIQQGTDGLKTFGRSLRTGVTRAVFPEDLKVSDKKIFDPQDKSLLLWNRLFVITCIFAISIDPLFFYLPIFDNDEDCLSIDRRLGTTTITIRSLVDAFYLIRMALQFRTAYIAPSSRVFGRGELVIDPPQIAKRYLHRYFLVDLASVLPLPQIVVWRFLHGRESEVLATKQALLFIVWLQLLPRFIRLLALNSDLKRSAGAFAESAWAGAAYYLLWFMLAAQVTGAAWYLLAVERYDGCWRGACRNSGKCRIEYLYCGIDANAPGFKEWQKIRVDLLKKSCTAEGENPPFNFGIFAEAISSDVIASAEFMSKLLFCLWWGLKNLSTLGQGLETSTYPLEVLFSIGIGIFGLILFALLIGNIQTYLQSLTIRLEEMRIKKRDSEQWMHHRWLPQELRERVRRYDQYKWLETRGVDEENIVQSLPKDLRRDIKRHLCLNLVRRVPLFANMDERLLDAICERLKPSLCTDNTYIVREGDPVIEMLFIIRGRLESVTTDGGRSGFFNSGVLKEGDFCGEELLTWALDPKAGSNLPSSTRTVKALTEVEAFALEAEELKFVASQFRHLHSRQVQYTFRFYSQQWRTWAACFIQAAWRHYRRKLAEKQRREEEEGFDYGEGDDDDGGGGGDFKGGSGTSMLRSAIYASRFAANALRGHRIRSGREQMLKLQKPTEPDFSAYDDK from the exons ATGTTCGATTGCACTCGCAAATCACAGTATATTGGTGGCCAAAAGGAGAAATTTGTACG GTTGGATGACTTGGGTTCTACGTATTCCATGAGTTCTGATACCGGTAAAATGAATAAATGTGGATTTAGTATCGAGTCATTCCCCTTTACTGGTGGAAAACCAAAGAGAGCACCGTCACAATCATTCAGGTATGGAATTCAACAGGGAACAGATGGACTAAAGACATTTGGTAGATCATTAAGAACTGGCGTCACCCGCGCAGTGTTCCCGGAAGATCTTAAAGTGTCTGATAAAAAGATATTTGACCCCCAAGACAAATCCCTCCTGCTATGGAACAGGCTTTTCGTCATAACTTGCATCTTTGCAATATCCATTGACCCTTTGTTCTTCTATCTTCCAATCTTCGACAATGATGAGGATTGCCTCTCTATCGATCGAAGATTAGGAACGACAACTATAACTATACGGTCATTAGTAGATGCTTTCTACCTTATTCGCATGGCTTTACAGTTTCGTACAGCTTATATTGCTCCATCATCTCGGGTTTTCGGAAGAGGCGAACTTGTGATAGATCCTCCGCAGATAGCAAAGCGATATCTACACCGTTATTTCTTAGTTGACTTGGCTTCTGTGCTCCCCTTACCCCAG ATTGTGGTTTGGAGATTCTTGCATGGAAGAGAGTCAGAGGTTTTGGCTACGAAACAGGCATTGCTGTTTATTGTCTGGCTCCAGTTACTACCGAGATTTATCCGCTTATTAGCTTTAAACTCAGACCTGAAAAGGAGTGCAGGTGCTTTTGCCGAAAGTGCTTGGGCCGGGGCTGCCTACTATTtgctttggtttatgcttgccGCTCAA GTCACCGGGGCTGCATGGTACTTATTAGCTGTGGAGCGCTATGATGGATGCTGGCGGGGAGCTTGTAGAAATAGTGGAAAATGTAGGATAGAATACTTGTACTGTGGCATTGATGCGAATGCCCCCGGATTCAAAGAATGGCAAAAAATCAGAGTGGATCTTCTTAAGAAGAGCTGCACTGCAGAAGGGGAAAATCCGCCATTTAATTTTGGAATCTTCGCAGAGGCTATATCTTCAGATGTCATTGCATCAGCCGAATTTATGTCCAAATTATTGTTCTGCTTGTGGTGGGGACTGAAAAATTTAAG TACACTTGGCCAGGGGCTCGAAACTAGCACGTACCCTCTAGAGGTTCTATTTTCCATTGGGATAGGCATTTTCGGGCTCATCCTCTTTGCCCTTCTGATTGGAAATATCCAG ACGTACCTTCAGTCTCTAACAATTCGTCTTGAGGAGATGCGGATTAAAAAGCGTGACTCTGAGCAGTGGATGCACCACCGCTGGCTTCCACAAGAACTTAGGGAAAGGGTTCGGCGCTATGATCAATACAAGTGGTTGGAGACTCGCGGTGTGGATGAGGAGAACATTGTCCAGAGTCTTCCAAAAGATCTAAGAAGGGACATTAAACGCCATCTCTGCTTGAATTTGGTTAGAAGG GTGCCTCTTTTCGCCAATATGGATGAGCGGTTACTTGACGCCATTTGTGAGCGTCTGAAACCAAGTTTATGCACGGATAATACCTACATTGTCCGGGAAGGGGATCCGGTTATTGAGATGCTGTTCATCATACGTGGTCGCCTAGAAAGTGTAACTACAGATGGCGGTAGAAGTGGATTTTTCAACAGCGGTGTACTGAAAGAAGGGGACTTTTGCGGAGAAGAGCTCCTAACATGGGCACTGGATCCTAAAGCTGGTTCTAACTTGCCATCGTCAACTCGAACTGTGAAGGCTTTAACTGAGGTTGAGGCTTTTGCTTTAGAAGCAGAGGAGTTGAAATTTGTTGCCAGTCAGTTTCGGCACCTGCACAGCAGACAGGTTCAGTACACCTTCCGTTTCTACTCCCAGCAGTGGAGGACTTGGGCAGCGTGCTTTATCCAAGCCGCATGGCGCCACTACAGGAGAAAATTGGCTGAAAAACAGCGtagagaagaggaagaaggctTTGACTACGGTGaaggagatgatgatgatggtggtggtggtggtgattttAAAGGCGGTTCTGGTACAAGCATGCTTCGTTCTGCCATCTATGCATCCCGGTTTGCAGCAAATGCTCTTCGTGGTCATAGGATCCGCAGTGGAAGGGAGCAGATGTTGAAGCTGCAGAAGCCCACTGAACCCGATTTCTCTGCTTATGATGACAAGTAA